In Gasterosteus aculeatus chromosome 15, fGasAcu3.hap1.1, whole genome shotgun sequence, a single genomic region encodes these proteins:
- the LOC120833343 gene encoding cannabinoid receptor type 1B isoform X1, protein MALHRIAGTAMSSLTTGVQYLGSNDASYDDASVDSTLIKNRFHFEKPNSASISNSFPGLVPVNKEVIYSGLAPIFPTNVSDFLLGNGTSVESQCGEDFVDNMECFMILTPSQQLAVAILALTLGTFTVLENLMVLCVILHSRTLRSRPSYHFIGSLAVADLIGSIIFVYSFLDFHVLHRKDSPSIFLFKLAGVIASFTASVGSLFLTAIDRYISIHRPMAYKRIVTKTKAVIAFSVMWAISIVFSLLPLLGWNCKRLNSVCSDIFPLIDQKYLMFWIGMTSILVLFIIYAYMFILWKSHHHAVRMLSRSSQRSVIVYTAEGTKVQTVRPEQARMDLRLAKTLVLILVALIICWGPLLAIMVYDLFGKVNDFIKTVFAFCSMLTLLNSTVNPVIYAMRSKDLRRAFVNICHVCWGATQPLDNSAESDWNSRSVRGGAGKDGVVGGKARVKVAQVTVSGMTETSTAEPV, encoded by the coding sequence ATGGCTTTGCACAGGATAGCAGGCACTGCCATGAGTTCATTAACAACAGGTGTCCAGTATCTCGGCTCCAACGACGCCAGCTATGACGACGCCTCCGTCGACTCGACTCTGATCAAGAACCGGTTCCACTTTGAGAAGCCCAACTCTGCCTCAATCAGTAACTCGTTCCCCGGACTCGTCCCTGTGAATAAGGAGGTCATTTACAGCGGCCTCGCTCCCATTTTCCCCACCAACGTGTCAGACTTTCTGCTCGGCAACGGCACGTCTGTGGAGAGCCAGTGTGGGGAGGACTTTGTGGACAACATGGAGTGTTTTATGATTTTGACTCCCAGTCAGCAGCTCGCGGTCGCCATCTTGGCGCTCACCCTGGGAACATTCACGGTGCTGGAGAACCTCATGGTGCTGTGTGTGATCCTGCACTCCCGGACGCTCCGTTCTCGCCCTTCCTATCACTTCATAGGCAGCCTGGCTGTGGCCGATCTGATAGGCAGCATCATTTTCGTCTACAGCTTCCTGGATTTCCATGTCCTCCACAGGAAGGACAGCCCCAGTATTTTCCTGTTCAAGCTGGCCGGGGTCATCGCCTCCTTCACCGCCTCTGTAGGCAGTCTGTTTCTCACCGCCATCGACCGCTACATCTCCATCCACAGGCCGATGGCGTACAAACGCATCGTCACGAAGACCAAGGCAGTCATTGCCTTCAGCGTGATGTGGGCCATCTCCATCgtcttctctctgctgccgctgctgggGTGGAACTGCAAGCGTCTCAACTCCGTCTGCTCCGACATTTTCCCCCTAATCGACCAGAAGTACCTCATGTTCTGGATCGGGATGACGAGCATCTTGGTCCTATTCATCATCTACGCCTACATGTTCATCCTCTGGAAATCCCACCACCATGCTGTCCGCATGCTGAGCCGCAGCTCCCAAAGAAGCGTGATCGTCTACACCGCGGAGGGCACCAAAGTGCAGACGGTGAGGCCCGAGCAGGCGCGGATGGACCTCCGCCTGGCTAAAACCCTGGTTCTGATCCTCGTGGCCCTTATCATCTGCTGGGGCCCGCTGCTGGCCATCATGGTGTACGACCTCTTTGGGAAGGTGAATGACTTCATCAAGACTGTGTTTGCCTTTTGCAGCATGCTCACGCTGCTCAACTCCACCGTGAACCCTGTGATCTACGCCATGAGGAGCAAGGACCTGCGCAGGGCCTTCGTCAACATCTGCCACGTGTGCTGGGGAGCGACGCAGCCTCTGGACAACAGCGCCGAGAGCGACTGGAACAGCAGGAGCGTGAGAGGCGGGGCGGGGAAAGATGGAGTCGTCGGTGGAAAAGCTCGAGTAAAAGTAGCCCAGGTTACCGTTTCTGGAATGACTGAGACTTCTACTGCAGAGCCGGTCTGA
- the LOC120833343 gene encoding cannabinoid receptor type 1B isoform X2 produces MALHRIAGTAMSSLTTGVQYLGSNDASYDDASVDSTLIKNRFHFEKPNSASISNSFPGLVPVNKEVIYSGLAPIFPTNVSDFLLGNGTSVESQCGEDFVDNMECFMILTPSQQLAVAILALTLGTFTVLENLMVLCVILHSRTLRSRPSYHFIGSLAVADLIGSIIFVYSFLDFHVLHRKDSPSIFLFKLAGVIASFTASVGSLFLTAIDRYISIHRPMAYKRIVTKTKAVIAFSVMWAISIVFSLLPLLGWNCKRLNSVCSDIFPLIDQKYLMFWIGMTSILVLFIIYAYMFILWKSHHHAVRMLSRSSQRSVIVYTAEGTKVQTHAHAAQLHREPCDLRHEEQGPAQGLRQHLPRVLGSDAASGQQRRERLEQQERERRGGERWSRRWKSSSKSSPGYRFWND; encoded by the exons ATGGCTTTGCACAGGATAGCAGGCACTGCCATGAGTTCATTAACAACAGGTGTCCAGTATCTCGGCTCCAACGACGCCAGCTATGACGACGCCTCCGTCGACTCGACTCTGATCAAGAACCGGTTCCACTTTGAGAAGCCCAACTCTGCCTCAATCAGTAACTCGTTCCCCGGACTCGTCCCTGTGAATAAGGAGGTCATTTACAGCGGCCTCGCTCCCATTTTCCCCACCAACGTGTCAGACTTTCTGCTCGGCAACGGCACGTCTGTGGAGAGCCAGTGTGGGGAGGACTTTGTGGACAACATGGAGTGTTTTATGATTTTGACTCCCAGTCAGCAGCTCGCGGTCGCCATCTTGGCGCTCACCCTGGGAACATTCACGGTGCTGGAGAACCTCATGGTGCTGTGTGTGATCCTGCACTCCCGGACGCTCCGTTCTCGCCCTTCCTATCACTTCATAGGCAGCCTGGCTGTGGCCGATCTGATAGGCAGCATCATTTTCGTCTACAGCTTCCTGGATTTCCATGTCCTCCACAGGAAGGACAGCCCCAGTATTTTCCTGTTCAAGCTGGCCGGGGTCATCGCCTCCTTCACCGCCTCTGTAGGCAGTCTGTTTCTCACCGCCATCGACCGCTACATCTCCATCCACAGGCCGATGGCGTACAAACGCATCGTCACGAAGACCAAGGCAGTCATTGCCTTCAGCGTGATGTGGGCCATCTCCATCgtcttctctctgctgccgctgctgggGTGGAACTGCAAGCGTCTCAACTCCGTCTGCTCCGACATTTTCCCCCTAATCGACCAGAAGTACCTCATGTTCTGGATCGGGATGACGAGCATCTTGGTCCTATTCATCATCTACGCCTACATGTTCATCCTCTGGAAATCCCACCACCATGCTGTCCGCATGCTGAGCCGCAGCTCCCAAAGAAGCGTGATCGTCTACACCGCGGAGGGCACCAAAGTGCAGACG CATGCTCACGCTGCTCAACTCCACCGTGAACCCTGTGATCTACGCCATGAGGAGCAAGGACCTGCGCAGGGCCTTCGTCAACATCTGCCACGTGTGCTGGGGAGCGACGCAGCCTCTGGACAACAGCGCCGAGAGCGACTGGAACAGCAGGAGCGTGAGAGGCGGGGCGGGGAAAGATGGAGTCGTCGGTGGAAAAGCTCGAGTAAAAGTAGCCCAGGTTACCGTTTCTGGAATGACTGA